In one Halorubrum sp. CBA1229 genomic region, the following are encoded:
- the malA gene encoding alpha-amylase MalA translates to MHHPGPPRFLPTGETTQLAPRDPNPEAEYEWRVADAPPDSEATVGEAAVTDFTPDVPGRYRIGLDAPDGDHLLTVRAFASSYEGVDVAGGSGTAIRDRDADHAGIDYGAERAREGVGRPRVLLDATVEDGDEGSESAEVVVRATPTPNPESDLEASDLAVTVVVDDRDVEEAVAEGRRNPRDGLRTSDDGREIRIPADTVPDRLRVHGVAVAREPGREQRVSVADAVAVERVDRSGLTAADEVEPTDPDLAVPTGADGPAFETVRLNQPPEWTTDATVYEVYVRTFADADEGEAFEEIAERIPRIAELGVDTLWLTPVLQHDGKPHGYNIVDFFDVAEDLGDRDDYEALVETAHDNGMRVLFDFVANHTARDHEWFRDAYQNPDSPYRDRFEWQESGEPGTYFDWELIANLNHANLDVRRFLLDVIDEWAPLVDGFRCDMAWAVPDSFWRELRDRVKAKDREFLLMDETIPYIPGFHEGMFDVHFDATLYFQLRQVGRGAEPASTVLDAIDQRAEIGFPDHAGFLQYIENHDETRYRVECGDAAAAAAGAATFTLPGVPMVYAGQEIGQRGRRDAIAWEHARDEVRERYERLLATRADHPALGPEGDLERVGYHVASGDLDERPIVASGNIHPDDVVAFRRSTDDESLIVVLNFAPDEASVAVDAAHADRDLVTDERCVVTDGEGTERIRADEVAIVRETEE, encoded by the coding sequence ATGCACCACCCTGGACCCCCCCGGTTCCTTCCCACCGGGGAGACGACGCAGCTGGCGCCGCGGGACCCGAACCCCGAGGCGGAGTACGAGTGGCGCGTGGCCGACGCGCCGCCGGACAGCGAGGCGACGGTCGGCGAGGCGGCCGTGACTGACTTCACGCCGGACGTCCCCGGTCGGTACCGGATCGGCCTCGACGCGCCCGACGGCGACCACCTCCTGACGGTACGCGCGTTCGCGTCGAGCTACGAGGGCGTCGACGTCGCCGGCGGCAGCGGCACGGCGATCCGCGACCGCGACGCCGACCACGCCGGAATCGACTACGGCGCCGAGCGCGCCCGCGAGGGCGTCGGCCGCCCGCGGGTCCTGCTCGACGCGACGGTCGAGGACGGGGACGAAGGCAGCGAGAGCGCCGAGGTCGTCGTCCGGGCGACGCCGACGCCGAACCCCGAGTCCGACCTCGAGGCGTCGGACCTGGCCGTCACCGTCGTCGTCGACGACCGCGACGTCGAGGAGGCGGTCGCGGAGGGGCGACGGAATCCCCGAGACGGGCTCCGGACCTCAGACGACGGGCGCGAGATCCGGATCCCGGCCGACACCGTGCCGGACCGCCTCCGCGTCCACGGCGTCGCCGTCGCCCGTGAGCCGGGACGCGAACAGCGGGTGAGCGTCGCGGACGCGGTCGCGGTCGAGCGCGTCGATCGGAGCGGCCTCACGGCCGCGGACGAGGTCGAGCCAACAGACCCGGACCTGGCCGTCCCGACCGGCGCCGACGGACCCGCCTTCGAGACCGTCCGGCTCAACCAGCCGCCCGAGTGGACGACGGACGCGACCGTCTACGAGGTGTACGTCCGGACGTTCGCCGACGCCGACGAGGGGGAGGCGTTCGAGGAGATCGCGGAGCGGATCCCGCGGATCGCCGAGCTCGGCGTCGACACGCTGTGGCTCACCCCCGTGCTCCAGCACGACGGGAAGCCGCACGGCTACAATATTGTCGACTTCTTCGACGTCGCCGAGGACCTCGGCGACCGCGACGACTACGAGGCGCTCGTCGAGACCGCCCACGACAACGGGATGCGAGTGCTGTTCGACTTCGTCGCCAACCACACCGCGCGCGACCACGAGTGGTTCCGAGACGCGTATCAGAACCCCGACTCCCCGTACCGCGACCGCTTCGAGTGGCAGGAGTCCGGCGAGCCGGGCACCTACTTCGACTGGGAGCTGATCGCGAACCTGAACCACGCGAACCTCGACGTGCGCCGGTTCCTGCTCGACGTGATCGACGAGTGGGCGCCGCTCGTGGACGGGTTCCGCTGCGACATGGCGTGGGCCGTGCCCGACTCGTTCTGGCGCGAGCTCCGCGACCGGGTGAAAGCGAAGGACCGCGAGTTCCTGCTGATGGACGAGACGATCCCGTACATCCCCGGCTTCCACGAGGGGATGTTCGACGTCCACTTCGACGCGACGCTGTACTTCCAGCTCCGGCAGGTCGGCCGCGGCGCCGAGCCCGCCAGCACCGTCCTCGACGCGATCGACCAGCGCGCGGAGATCGGGTTCCCCGACCACGCCGGCTTCCTCCAGTACATCGAGAACCACGACGAGACGCGCTACCGCGTCGAGTGCGGGGACGCCGCCGCGGCCGCCGCCGGCGCCGCGACGTTCACCTTGCCCGGCGTGCCGATGGTGTACGCCGGCCAGGAGATCGGCCAGCGCGGTCGCCGCGACGCGATCGCGTGGGAGCACGCGCGCGACGAGGTCAGGGAGCGCTACGAGCGCCTGCTCGCGACCCGCGCCGACCACCCGGCGCTCGGTCCCGAGGGCGACCTCGAACGCGTCGGGTACCACGTCGCCAGCGGCGACCTCGACGAGCGGCCGATCGTCGCCAGCGGGAACATCCACCCCGACGACGTGGTGGCGTTCCGCCGCTCAACCGACGACGAGTCGCTGATCGTCGTCCTCAACTTCGCGCCCGACGAGGCGAGCGTCGCCGTCGACGCCGCCCACGCGGACCGCGACCTCGTCACCGACGAGCGCTGCGTCGTCACCGACGGCGAGGGGACCGAGCGGATCCGCGCCGACGAGGTCGCGATCGTCCGAGAGACGGAGGAATGA